One Natrinema longum genomic window carries:
- a CDS encoding substrate-binding domain-containing protein — MAHDSDRLSNPVSRRKFVVASGAAGVSALAGCSSQNSDEGNGNGNDNGNGNGNSNDNGNGSSNQQTSTLTADGSSTVYPITNDASALWNGNPPADDQEYWGPGQYDIDTDQNLADYWAGLYGFEATEERSVPPFQTQIALSHSGTGVEAVINDRVDIGDASSTAESILGEDNDELDNIVDHVVGVDGQPIVVSKEIADAGVTQVTGDELRAIYKQEITNWSEIGGPDKEIYAVGRAEDSGTDTAFRANLYGDPDEPISPDTRRGQNQQVATLVEQNDNAIAYIALAFVDPDGATPPIGLELDGTLYEYGENLGAKGYPLSRDLHCYTYEDTDERESAFLNMILSDFGQQNFVEPNNYFMLPEERREEERGKLADQA, encoded by the coding sequence ATGGCGCACGACTCAGATCGTCTGTCTAATCCGGTATCGCGGCGGAAATTCGTGGTGGCCTCGGGGGCGGCCGGCGTATCTGCACTCGCGGGCTGCTCGAGTCAGAACTCGGACGAGGGGAACGGGAACGGTAATGATAACGGTAACGGGAACGGGAACAGTAACGATAACGGGAACGGTTCGTCGAACCAACAGACCTCGACGTTGACCGCCGATGGTTCCTCGACGGTGTATCCCATCACGAACGACGCGTCCGCGCTGTGGAACGGGAATCCGCCGGCCGACGATCAGGAGTACTGGGGCCCCGGGCAGTACGACATCGATACAGACCAGAACCTCGCCGACTACTGGGCCGGGCTCTACGGCTTCGAGGCGACCGAGGAGCGGAGTGTTCCGCCGTTCCAGACCCAGATCGCGCTGAGCCACTCAGGGACCGGCGTCGAGGCGGTCATCAACGACCGCGTCGACATCGGTGATGCGAGCTCGACCGCCGAATCCATCCTCGGCGAGGACAACGACGAACTTGACAACATCGTCGACCACGTTGTCGGCGTCGACGGCCAGCCGATCGTCGTGAGCAAGGAGATCGCCGACGCCGGCGTCACGCAGGTCACCGGTGACGAACTCCGAGCGATCTACAAACAGGAGATCACGAACTGGAGCGAGATCGGCGGCCCGGACAAAGAGATTTACGCCGTCGGCCGTGCGGAGGACTCCGGCACTGACACTGCGTTTCGGGCGAACCTCTATGGCGACCCCGACGAACCGATCAGCCCCGATACGCGGCGCGGACAGAACCAGCAGGTGGCGACCCTCGTCGAGCAAAACGACAACGCGATCGCCTACATCGCGCTCGCGTTCGTCGACCCCGACGGCGCGACGCCGCCGATCGGCCTCGAGCTGGACGGGACCCTCTACGAGTACGGCGAGAACCTCGGTGCCAAGGGGTATCCGCTCAGCCGGGACCTCCACTGTTACACCTACGAGGATACCGACGAACGCGAGAGCGCGTTCCTCAATATGATCCTCTCTGACTTCGGACAGCAGAACTTCGTCGAACCGAACAACTACTTCATGCTCCCGGAGGAGCGCCGCGAGGAGGAACGCGGGAAGCTGGCCGATCAGGCGTAG
- the pstC gene encoding phosphate ABC transporter permease subunit PstC → MVRTAAELDRPSLLLALAQILFTIAAFVGFVVQSAWTITFLYGFLMIAGIGWVARQALTAKVVTFLMTAATLSTLGLIAVFLVMEALPAFRTAGLDLVWPFGSNEWSTSAGQYSLVPMIWGTALTTAVAILVAAPFGVAGALFISDIAPDWLREIVKPAVELLAGIPSIVYGFIGFTLINPYVGNLLSINPGALFAIGLVIGFMALPTVVSVAEDALSAVPGSMKDGSLAMGATEWQTMKSVSVPTAFSGISAGVLLGIGRAIGETMAATVMISHSRRLPQPELYNAFDSTETLTTFIAASYGHVTPGEMFWSTLFAAGVLLLVIVTGLGIVSSLIERRMHRKLEGQ, encoded by the coding sequence ATGGTTCGGACGGCGGCGGAACTTGACCGGCCGAGTCTGCTTCTCGCGCTGGCACAGATACTGTTCACCATCGCGGCGTTCGTCGGCTTCGTCGTGCAGTCGGCGTGGACGATCACGTTCCTATACGGGTTCCTGATGATCGCCGGTATTGGCTGGGTCGCCCGGCAGGCACTGACCGCCAAGGTCGTGACGTTCCTGATGACGGCCGCGACGCTGTCGACGCTCGGACTCATCGCGGTGTTTCTGGTGATGGAGGCGCTCCCGGCGTTTCGTACCGCCGGCCTCGACCTCGTGTGGCCGTTCGGTTCCAACGAGTGGAGCACCTCGGCGGGGCAGTACTCGCTCGTACCGATGATCTGGGGAACCGCGCTGACGACGGCCGTCGCCATCCTCGTGGCGGCCCCGTTCGGCGTCGCGGGCGCGTTGTTCATCAGCGACATCGCACCCGACTGGCTCCGGGAGATCGTCAAACCGGCAGTCGAACTGCTGGCGGGTATCCCGTCGATCGTGTACGGGTTCATCGGCTTTACCCTCATCAACCCTTACGTCGGGAACCTCCTCTCGATCAACCCCGGAGCGCTGTTCGCAATCGGACTCGTGATCGGCTTCATGGCACTCCCGACGGTCGTCTCGGTAGCCGAGGACGCCCTCTCGGCGGTCCCTGGGTCGATGAAAGACGGCTCGCTGGCGATGGGGGCGACGGAGTGGCAGACGATGAAAAGCGTCTCCGTCCCGACCGCGTTCTCGGGGATATCTGCGGGCGTCTTGCTCGGGATCGGTCGCGCGATCGGCGAGACTATGGCCGCGACGGTTATGATCTCGCACAGCCGCCGGTTGCCCCAACCCGAACTGTACAACGCCTTCGACAGCACGGAGACGCTGACGACGTTTATCGCCGCGAGTTACGGCCACGTGACACCCGGTGAGATGTTCTGGAGTACGCTGTTCGCCGCCGGCGTCCTCCTGTTGGTCATCGTCACGGGGCTTGGCATCGTCTCGTCGCTCATCGAACGACGGATGCACCGCAAACTGGAGGGACAATGA
- the pstA gene encoding phosphate ABC transporter permease PstA, producing the protein MSDAYETRLVDSGGTTYERVAIAVVIGSLAAFSLGATALFEWIPIDGSVTGASTATYFGAALLALGAAIGVLGVLSRWGGVRTTPDRSVGLGDAAIQFVLWTITTGAIASNTLGLDAVGWLLGVPIGGIVGYLTLVAREDISATLPVAAFVCFVGVVVTTGVIAPSWTWEPSGFDAVIPGRLVIPLLTMVGGLFAGRASAAAYAGFGTRGRQNGAFLLISLVVLLTLSVLAFLLVFVFERGITVVLENLTVGAGTALLLVVAALASLVRSGRLDPATADGTDKLLSFVALAVGSALALAGAALAFVIVRGRSVSGYAVTIEPTTVIGAAPGVLVGAIGLAMLRRSRSPWVPTTERGRTVARGLRVAVGAMIVTAFLELGTGGELAIGGIAVVPTIAFTVAGVAVVAAGVHAATRLAVDRSLPAWVPPLPSTGTLALWAFVVVCLHGVVTGNSFGGAVGINGSGTIDWPFLMNPSQGLGIQKGVMPALVGTVWIVLGAVVFAVPLAVGAAVFLTEYAENSRFTQAVDIATNGLWSTPSIVFGLFGLAFLVPRFGDSPSIFVAQLVLGFMLLPLVLITSREAMKSVPDEYRDASAALGVSKWDTIRSVVIPASMPGVITGAILGVGRIAGETAPLLLVLNGPNFPNASPRVLAGFTVDVGLRPPFLHVSNPALLERASALPYQLYAVITAGVGAEESFGWGTTLVLLGVVLAFYAMGIASRRYFRSKLHQ; encoded by the coding sequence ATGAGCGACGCCTACGAAACGCGGCTCGTCGACAGTGGAGGGACGACCTACGAACGGGTCGCAATAGCGGTCGTCATCGGCTCGCTCGCGGCCTTTTCGCTCGGGGCCACGGCGCTGTTCGAGTGGATCCCGATCGATGGCTCCGTCACCGGCGCGTCGACGGCCACGTACTTCGGTGCCGCGTTGCTGGCGCTCGGCGCCGCGATCGGTGTGTTAGGCGTGCTTTCGCGCTGGGGTGGCGTGCGAACAACACCCGACCGATCTGTCGGCCTCGGCGACGCGGCCATCCAGTTCGTTCTCTGGACGATCACGACCGGTGCGATCGCGAGCAACACCCTCGGACTCGACGCGGTCGGCTGGCTCCTCGGCGTTCCGATCGGAGGGATCGTCGGCTATCTCACCCTCGTCGCACGCGAGGATATCAGCGCGACCCTCCCCGTCGCCGCGTTCGTCTGTTTCGTCGGCGTCGTCGTCACGACCGGCGTGATCGCGCCGAGTTGGACGTGGGAACCGTCTGGATTCGATGCCGTGATCCCCGGCCGACTCGTGATCCCGCTGTTGACAATGGTCGGCGGTCTCTTCGCCGGCCGGGCGAGCGCCGCCGCCTACGCCGGCTTCGGGACGCGCGGCAGACAGAACGGGGCCTTTCTCCTGATCTCGCTCGTCGTCCTCCTGACGCTGTCCGTCCTCGCGTTCCTGCTCGTGTTCGTCTTCGAGCGCGGGATCACGGTCGTCCTCGAGAACCTCACCGTAGGCGCGGGGACGGCGCTGTTGCTTGTCGTCGCGGCGCTCGCATCGCTGGTCCGCAGTGGCCGGCTCGATCCGGCGACCGCCGACGGCACCGACAAACTGCTGTCGTTCGTCGCGCTCGCCGTCGGAAGCGCGCTCGCGCTCGCCGGGGCCGCGCTGGCGTTCGTCATCGTGAGGGGGAGGTCCGTCTCCGGGTACGCGGTCACGATCGAACCGACGACCGTGATCGGTGCGGCCCCGGGAGTGCTCGTCGGAGCGATCGGCCTGGCCATGCTCCGACGCTCGCGATCACCGTGGGTGCCGACCACGGAGCGGGGGCGAACCGTCGCTCGCGGTCTTCGGGTCGCGGTCGGCGCGATGATCGTCACCGCGTTCCTCGAACTGGGCACCGGGGGGGAACTCGCGATCGGCGGTATCGCGGTCGTTCCGACGATCGCGTTCACCGTCGCCGGCGTCGCGGTGGTCGCCGCCGGAGTGCATGCGGCTACGCGGCTCGCCGTAGATCGATCGCTGCCGGCGTGGGTGCCACCACTACCATCGACCGGGACCCTCGCACTGTGGGCGTTCGTCGTCGTCTGTCTCCACGGCGTCGTCACCGGCAACTCGTTCGGCGGTGCGGTCGGGATCAATGGCAGCGGCACCATCGATTGGCCGTTCCTGATGAATCCGTCGCAGGGACTCGGCATCCAGAAAGGCGTGATGCCGGCGCTGGTCGGGACAGTCTGGATCGTCCTCGGGGCGGTGGTCTTCGCCGTCCCGTTGGCCGTCGGTGCCGCCGTCTTCCTCACCGAGTACGCCGAAAACAGTCGCTTTACGCAGGCGGTCGACATCGCCACGAACGGGCTCTGGAGTACGCCCAGTATCGTCTTCGGTCTGTTCGGGCTCGCCTTCCTGGTGCCTCGGTTCGGCGACAGTCCCTCGATCTTCGTCGCCCAGCTGGTACTGGGGTTCATGTTGCTCCCGCTCGTGCTGATCACGAGCCGCGAAGCGATGAAAAGCGTCCCTGACGAGTACCGGGACGCGAGCGCCGCACTGGGCGTCTCGAAGTGGGACACCATCAGAAGCGTCGTCATCCCCGCATCGATGCCGGGGGTCATCACCGGTGCCATCCTCGGCGTCGGTCGAATCGCGGGCGAGACCGCGCCGCTCTTGCTCGTCCTCAACGGGCCGAACTTCCCGAACGCCTCGCCGCGGGTTCTCGCCGGGTTCACCGTCGACGTCGGCCTCCGGCCGCCGTTCCTTCACGTCTCCAACCCGGCGTTGCTCGAGCGGGCGAGCGCGCTCCCCTACCAGCTGTACGCGGTCATCACCGCCGGCGTCGGCGCGGAGGAGTCGTTCGGCTGGGGGACGACGCTGGTGTTGCTCGGGGTCGTGCTGGCCTTCTACGCGATGGGGATCGCCTCGCGGCGGTATTTCAGGAGTAAACTACACCAATGA
- the pstB gene encoding phosphate ABC transporter ATP-binding protein PstB: MTEASVTTTDGTESDDTASSIETTTGESTERTKAEWREYSFAGEPVLSVEDLNVWYGDDHALQDISIDIPEESVTALIGPSGCGKSTFLRCLNRMNDRIDVARIEGTVEFNGEDIYAEGANLVELRKRIGMVFQHPNPFPKSIRENVAYGPRKHGDIQRGLVPKLLGRDEKNKEDELVEQCLRDAALWDEVEARLDDNALGISGGQQQRLCIARCLAVDPEVILMDEPASALDPIATAKIEDLIEDLAEEYTVVIVTHNMQQAARISDQTAVFLTGGELVEYGDTDQVFENPRSQRVEDYITGKFG, translated from the coding sequence ATGACGGAAGCTAGCGTTACCACGACCGACGGCACCGAGTCCGACGATACCGCGTCGAGCATCGAAACGACGACCGGCGAAAGCACCGAACGGACGAAAGCGGAGTGGCGCGAGTACTCGTTCGCCGGCGAGCCGGTCCTGTCGGTCGAGGACCTGAACGTCTGGTACGGCGACGATCACGCGCTACAGGACATCTCGATTGACATCCCCGAGGAGAGCGTCACGGCGCTGATCGGCCCCTCGGGCTGTGGGAAGTCGACGTTCCTCCGGTGTCTCAACCGGATGAACGACCGGATCGACGTCGCTCGTATCGAGGGAACCGTCGAGTTCAACGGCGAGGACATCTACGCCGAGGGGGCCAATCTCGTCGAACTCCGGAAGCGGATCGGCATGGTGTTCCAGCACCCGAACCCGTTCCCGAAGTCGATCCGGGAGAACGTCGCGTACGGCCCGCGGAAACACGGCGACATCCAACGGGGACTCGTCCCCAAACTGCTCGGTCGCGACGAGAAGAACAAAGAGGACGAACTGGTCGAGCAGTGTCTCCGCGATGCGGCCCTCTGGGACGAAGTCGAGGCCCGACTCGACGACAACGCCTTGGGAATCTCCGGCGGCCAGCAACAGCGGCTCTGTATCGCTCGCTGTCTCGCCGTCGACCCCGAAGTGATCCTGATGGACGAGCCCGCGTCAGCGCTCGACCCGATCGCCACCGCGAAGATCGAGGATCTCATCGAGGATCTCGCCGAGGAGTACACGGTCGTGATCGTCACTCACAATATGCAACAGGCCGCCCGCATCTCCGATCAGACCGCCGTCTTCCTGACCGGCGGCGAACTCGTCGAGTACGGTGACACCGATCAGGTCTTCGAGAACCCCCGGAGCCAGCGCGTCGAGGACTATATCACCGGCAAGTTCGGGTGA
- the phoU gene encoding phosphate signaling complex protein PhoU gives MARHEYRERLERLRDAVVAMGDRVCGQLDDAVTALFTDDLTLARDIVETDATVNDRCLEIERECLDLVALHQPVAGDLRFVVAAFKIVTDLERVADLATNLAEYALASTGSASPLPDVDFERITALALEQIERALEAFFDEDPAACREVADRDDELDRRCEAVAERVVRTLIELRLDADGRVGDRSLGAEVDRRSLGPLLADVSRTFVIVRDIERVGDHAVNVAARTLYALESDASLLA, from the coding sequence ATGGCCCGCCACGAGTATCGCGAACGCCTCGAGCGGCTTCGCGACGCCGTCGTCGCGATGGGCGATCGCGTCTGTGGGCAACTCGACGATGCCGTTACTGCCCTATTTACCGACGACCTCACACTCGCACGCGACATCGTCGAGACGGATGCCACCGTCAACGACCGCTGTCTCGAGATCGAACGCGAGTGTCTCGACCTGGTCGCGCTACACCAGCCGGTCGCCGGCGACCTCCGTTTCGTCGTGGCCGCGTTCAAGATCGTTACCGACCTCGAGCGAGTGGCCGACCTCGCGACGAACCTGGCCGAGTATGCGCTGGCGTCGACCGGCTCCGCCTCGCCGCTTCCGGACGTCGATTTCGAGCGAATCACCGCGCTCGCGCTCGAGCAGATCGAGCGCGCACTCGAGGCGTTTTTCGACGAGGATCCGGCGGCCTGCAGGGAGGTCGCCGACCGCGACGACGAACTCGATCGGCGCTGTGAGGCGGTGGCCGAGCGTGTCGTTCGGACGCTCATCGAGTTGCGGCTCGACGCCGACGGGCGCGTCGGAGACCGATCGCTCGGAGCCGAGGTCGACCGCCGCTCCCTCGGGCCCCTTCTCGCGGACGTCTCGCGAACCTTCGTGATCGTCCGCGACATCGAACGCGTCGGCGACCACGCGGTCAACGTCGCCGCTCGAACACTGTACGCCCTCGAGAGCGACGCGTCGCTGCTCGCGTGA
- a CDS encoding phosphate ABC transporter substrate-binding protein PstS family protein: MTDSQTDRSGRSLSRRTFLAATSTAGALAVAGCTENTDNGGNDRVVVTGSSTVHPVSDRMAEDFMAENDNVNVTTDPTGTGGGFSNNFCPGDSDINGASRRIQDAEEQDCSDNGVEPIQFQIGADALTVAVHNDSPVDCVSYDELAQLWMQDGAETWAEVNSDWPDEEIERFGPATTSGTFDWFNENVIGDAGSHIEQYENTENDNELIQGISTTENAIGYFGYAYYRENEDDLKALEIRESEDGECTAPDLDAAQSGEYPMARPLYIYASQESLQRDVVYDFVEYYLEQASTDTVTDVGYVPASEDQVESNLEKLENAVN; the protein is encoded by the coding sequence ATGACCGATTCCCAGACGGACCGTTCGGGCCGATCGCTTTCTCGACGAACGTTCCTCGCCGCCACGAGTACGGCAGGAGCCCTTGCGGTCGCCGGCTGTACGGAAAACACCGATAACGGGGGCAACGATCGAGTCGTCGTTACGGGAAGCAGTACGGTCCATCCGGTTTCCGACAGGATGGCCGAAGACTTCATGGCGGAGAACGACAACGTGAACGTCACTACCGACCCGACCGGGACCGGTGGCGGATTCAGTAACAACTTCTGCCCGGGCGATTCCGACATCAACGGCGCGTCGCGTCGGATTCAGGACGCCGAGGAACAAGACTGCAGCGACAACGGGGTCGAACCGATCCAGTTCCAGATCGGTGCGGACGCACTTACCGTTGCCGTCCACAACGACTCGCCGGTCGACTGCGTCAGCTACGACGAACTCGCTCAGCTCTGGATGCAAGACGGCGCGGAGACGTGGGCCGAAGTCAACTCCGACTGGCCCGACGAGGAGATCGAACGCTTCGGGCCGGCGACCACCTCCGGGACGTTCGACTGGTTCAACGAGAACGTCATCGGGGACGCCGGTAGTCACATCGAGCAGTACGAGAACACCGAAAACGACAACGAACTCATTCAGGGCATCTCCACGACGGAAAACGCCATCGGCTACTTCGGCTACGCGTACTATCGGGAGAACGAGGACGATCTCAAGGCCCTCGAGATCAGGGAGAGCGAGGACGGCGAGTGTACTGCGCCGGACCTCGACGCGGCGCAGTCGGGCGAATACCCGATGGCGCGGCCGCTGTACATCTACGCCAGTCAGGAGTCGCTTCAGCGAGACGTCGTCTACGACTTCGTCGAATACTATCTCGAACAGGCCTCGACCGACACCGTCACCGACGTCGGCTACGTCCCCGCGAGCGAAGACCAGGTCGAGTCGAACCTCGAGAAACTCGAGAACGCAGTGAACTGA
- the pstC gene encoding phosphate ABC transporter permease subunit PstC has translation MSERSIDVDLTRSSSSQVVKERIYKWLLFGCAALTVFVTVSIIVTLAADAITFFTEVSPIAFFTGTEWVARSDGGTFGVWPLVTATLIITVVSALISVPTGVAAAVYLSEYASERMRSVLKPALEVLAGIPTVVYGYLALVYLTPALQTIGIPVGTFNLLSASIMVGIMIIPMVSSLSEDAMSSVPDSLRQAGYGMGATKYEVSTGIVIPAAISGIFSSFILALSRAIGETMIVVMAAGLRPRMFDFSNPLNNLLNSGQPMTAGMVNAVTSDATGGSATYLSMFALGLTLFVITFAMNLASDYVAARYEEEYK, from the coding sequence ATGAGTGAGCGATCGATAGACGTCGATCTGACGCGGTCGTCGTCGAGCCAAGTCGTCAAAGAGCGCATCTACAAGTGGCTGCTGTTCGGCTGTGCCGCGTTGACCGTGTTCGTCACCGTGAGCATTATCGTCACGCTCGCGGCCGACGCGATCACGTTCTTCACTGAGGTCTCACCGATCGCCTTTTTCACCGGAACGGAGTGGGTGGCCCGGTCCGACGGGGGGACGTTCGGCGTCTGGCCGCTCGTCACTGCGACGTTGATCATCACCGTCGTCTCGGCGCTCATCTCGGTGCCGACCGGCGTCGCAGCCGCCGTCTACCTCAGCGAGTACGCGAGTGAACGGATGCGGTCGGTCCTGAAGCCCGCACTGGAGGTACTCGCCGGCATTCCGACGGTCGTTTACGGCTACTTGGCGCTGGTCTATTTGACCCCCGCACTGCAGACGATCGGGATCCCTGTCGGGACGTTCAACCTGTTGAGCGCGTCGATCATGGTCGGGATCATGATCATTCCGATGGTGTCGTCGCTGTCCGAGGACGCGATGAGTTCCGTTCCCGACTCGCTCCGACAGGCCGGCTACGGGATGGGCGCGACGAAGTACGAGGTTTCGACCGGGATCGTGATCCCGGCGGCGATATCGGGGATCTTCTCGTCGTTCATCCTCGCGCTCTCGCGAGCGATCGGCGAAACCATGATCGTCGTCATGGCCGCCGGCCTGCGGCCGCGGATGTTCGATTTCTCGAACCCGCTGAACAACCTGCTCAACTCGGGCCAGCCGATGACGGCGGGGATGGTAAACGCCGTAACGAGCGACGCGACCGGTGGCTCGGCGACCTATTTGAGTATGTTCGCGCTCGGCCTGACGCTGTTCGTGATTACGTTCGCCATGAATCTTGCAAGCGACTACGTCGCAGCGCGCTACGAGGAGGAATACAAATGA
- the pstA gene encoding phosphate ABC transporter permease PstA translates to MATDQHTTDWYGTDEAVSRVRGTAFKSLCLGATLLALLAVFVLLLYVANDAFKPLTADPGWLLTFGVTLLLPVLGATVYYYTRDTRAGETAAIALGLPVVSLLLTGGMFITFEHVVSVYQWLSILVALIVSGAIIAAHSRVRAAADLERLVVLVAVPAVALSLIPDLVLSLPMLPTESLALLGSFVVPVALAVGGFVRRQRENDRDGAIAAVLTLIAAAAGLGVAPAIGLSPFVWMLLVVVTAVPVGLYVESVVRRGAGAAGLAFPILVAGGIVAGAIVTDALGFAGPNSWLDWGFLTNPPSRTPEDAGFYPPLVGSVMMLLVIVVSAFPVGVGAAVYLEEYAPDRGRLGRVVDLIEVNIGNLAGVPSVVYGVLGLALFIRQGGLGSGTALVGGFTVGLLILPIVIISSQEAISAVPDSMRQASYGMGATRWQTVRNVVLPEALPGIMTGNILAMGRAIGETAPLLIIGAPAVVRIAPSSFTNKFSAMPRQIYTWSSEIDPAFQHGVLAAGVMTLLVVLLLMNGAAIIIRNKYQRRD, encoded by the coding sequence ATGGCGACCGACCAGCACACGACGGACTGGTACGGAACCGACGAGGCGGTCAGCCGCGTCCGGGGCACGGCATTCAAATCGCTCTGTCTCGGCGCGACGCTGCTCGCCTTACTGGCCGTCTTCGTGTTGCTCCTGTACGTGGCAAACGATGCTTTCAAGCCGCTTACGGCCGATCCGGGATGGCTGCTTACGTTCGGCGTGACGCTGCTACTCCCGGTCCTCGGCGCGACGGTCTACTACTATACCCGCGATACGCGAGCCGGTGAAACCGCAGCGATCGCGCTCGGACTGCCGGTGGTTTCGCTCCTGCTCACCGGCGGGATGTTCATCACGTTCGAACACGTCGTCAGCGTCTATCAGTGGCTCTCGATCCTCGTCGCGCTCATCGTTTCCGGCGCAATCATCGCCGCTCACAGCCGGGTTCGCGCGGCCGCCGACCTCGAGCGACTCGTCGTTCTCGTCGCGGTACCAGCCGTCGCGCTCTCTCTGATTCCCGACCTCGTCCTCTCGCTGCCGATGCTCCCGACCGAGTCGCTCGCGCTGTTGGGCTCGTTCGTCGTCCCGGTCGCGCTCGCCGTCGGCGGGTTCGTTCGCAGACAACGCGAGAACGACCGTGACGGGGCTATCGCGGCGGTTCTGACGCTGATCGCCGCGGCGGCCGGACTGGGAGTCGCCCCGGCCATCGGCCTCAGTCCGTTCGTTTGGATGCTGCTGGTCGTCGTCACTGCCGTCCCCGTCGGACTGTACGTCGAAAGCGTCGTCCGCCGCGGAGCCGGCGCCGCCGGACTCGCGTTCCCGATCCTCGTCGCCGGTGGCATCGTCGCCGGTGCCATCGTCACGGACGCGCTCGGGTTCGCCGGACCGAACTCGTGGCTCGACTGGGGCTTCCTCACGAACCCACCATCCCGGACGCCCGAAGACGCCGGCTTCTATCCGCCGCTCGTCGGTTCGGTGATGATGCTACTGGTCATCGTCGTCTCCGCGTTCCCCGTCGGCGTCGGCGCTGCCGTCTATCTCGAGGAGTACGCCCCGGACCGAGGCCGATTGGGTCGAGTCGTCGATCTCATCGAGGTCAACATCGGGAATCTCGCCGGCGTTCCCTCGGTCGTCTACGGTGTACTCGGGCTCGCGCTGTTCATTCGGCAAGGCGGGCTCGGATCGGGAACCGCTCTCGTCGGCGGGTTCACCGTCGGACTGTTGATCCTCCCGATCGTCATCATCTCCTCGCAGGAGGCGATCAGCGCCGTTCCGGACTCGATGCGACAGGCTTCCTACGGGATGGGAGCGACCAGATGGCAGACCGTCCGTAACGTCGTCCTCCCGGAAGCGTTACCCGGAATCATGACCGGAAACATCCTCGCCATGGGGCGAGCGATCGGTGAGACCGCACCGCTGCTGATCATCGGCGCACCGGCAGTCGTTCGAATCGCGCCGAGTTCCTTTACCAATAAGTTCAGCGCGATGCCCCGACAGATCTACACCTGGTCGAGCGAGATCGACCCCGCGTTCCAGCACGGCGTCCTCGCGGCCGGCGTTATGACGCTGCTGGTCGTCCTGCTGCTGATGAACGGTGCTGCCATCATCATCCGTAACAAGTATCAACGCCGAGACTGA
- the pstB gene encoding phosphate ABC transporter ATP-binding protein PstB → MTRDQMTDPDSRTDTQATDGGRESLANNDLEGSTPTTEPLVDSSIDVDDSTGPSGSEGRTVIESRDLDVYYDDVQALQSVDIEIPAEQVTAIIGPSGCGKSTFLRCINRMNDLVDAARVDGELRFEGKNVYDDDVDPVVLRRKIGMVFQAPNPFPKSIYDNVTYGLDVQGVDGDYDEIVEDALRRAALWDEVKDQLDSSGLDLSGGQQQRLCIARAIAPDPDVILMDEPASALDPVATSKIEDLIEDLAEEYTVVIVTHNMQQAARISDKTAVFLTGGELVEFDDTDKIFENPEHDRVEDYITGKFG, encoded by the coding sequence ATGACACGAGACCAAATGACCGACCCGGACAGCCGTACCGATACCCAAGCGACCGACGGGGGGCGGGAGAGCCTCGCGAACAACGACCTCGAGGGGTCCACTCCGACGACCGAGCCCCTCGTCGATTCGTCGATCGACGTCGACGATAGTACGGGTCCGTCCGGGAGCGAGGGCCGGACCGTGATCGAATCCCGAGATCTCGACGTCTACTACGACGACGTCCAAGCGCTCCAGTCGGTCGATATCGAGATTCCGGCCGAACAGGTCACCGCGATCATCGGTCCTTCGGGCTGTGGGAAGTCGACGTTCCTCCGCTGTATCAACCGGATGAACGACCTCGTCGACGCCGCACGCGTCGACGGCGAGTTGCGCTTCGAGGGGAAGAACGTCTACGACGACGACGTCGATCCGGTCGTTCTCCGACGCAAGATCGGGATGGTGTTCCAGGCTCCGAATCCGTTCCCGAAGAGCATCTACGACAACGTCACCTACGGACTGGACGTCCAGGGCGTCGACGGCGATTACGACGAGATCGTCGAGGACGCTCTTCGACGGGCCGCACTCTGGGACGAAGTGAAAGACCAACTCGACTCGAGCGGGCTGGATCTCTCCGGCGGGCAGCAACAGCGGCTCTGTATCGCGCGGGCGATCGCGCCGGACCCGGACGTAATCTTGATGGACGAGCCCGCGTCCGCACTCGACCCGGTCGCGACCTCGAAGATCGAGGACCTGATCGAGGATCTCGCCGAGGAGTACACGGTTGTCATCGTCACGCACAACATGCAACAGGCCGCTCGCATTTCGGACAAGACTGCGGTCTTCCTCACCGGCGGCGAACTCGTCGAGTTCGACGACACGGACAAGATCTTCGAGAACCCCGAACACGACCGCGTCGAGGACTACATCACCGGCAAGTTCGGATAG